The Xiphias gladius isolate SHS-SW01 ecotype Sanya breed wild chromosome 7, ASM1685928v1, whole genome shotgun sequence genome window below encodes:
- the baz1b gene encoding tyrosine-protein kinase BAZ1B: MAPLLGRKPYPLAKPLAEPPGLGEEVYIIEHTKEAFRNKEEYEARLQRYNERIWTCKSTGSSQLTHKEAWEEEQEVTELLQEEYPQWFEKPVLEMVHHNTVSLDKLVEMAWVEILTKYAVGEECDFLVGKDKSLRVKVVKIHPLENPEGETGEKKLEGACDSPSSDKENASQENQRKEPPPREEENRRESLSDRARRSPRKLPTAMKEEKKKWAMPKFLPHKYDVKLITEDKVISDVPADSLYRTERPPTKEIMRYFIRHYALRLGMGESAPWVVEDELVKKFNLPSKFSDFLLDPHKFLAENPSTKRKSLTSPEGKPSKKLKTSDTPGEDSGNEKGEKKRKKKKDALGMPLSPTIWGHMQKIKMNGSPLKVKNSGTPKKGEGKGSAPSTPKSGRKSGDKREGKKNGKSGDKKLNVLKASKKDGKAGAKTPKMKQMTLLHLAKSTPAGSPKKRARSTGMGTPKLGKPLHPMALHLLRYYKENKGKEDKKNSLSSLISKAAKTLSPDDRSRLPEELKELVQKRWELLEQKKRWAAMSEEERQEEMKKRREELKEKLREKAKERREKEMLVRREQSRRYEDQEIEGGKTLPTFKLVDMPEGLPNTLFGYVAMVVDFLHCYAGLLMPDDQYPITAVALMEALAGERSGFLYLNRVLVVLLQTLLQDELAEGYSELDMPLSEIPLTMHSVSELARLCLRPCDAHGEESGQGSEDSGPMGGFDDVVTSEFLEKLETIEVFELSPEEKVNLLVALCHRILMTYSVEDHVDAMQQRSAELWKERLAMLKEVNDRKKAEKKKRKEMEGKGEKKKEGGAKKEAKKEVKVELEPEPEDMISSVKSRRLMAMQAKKEKEEMDRQNKERMEKEAEEERMRKQRAAAERAFQDGITKARLVMRRTPLGTDRNHNRYWLFSDVVPGLYIEKGWVHESIDYSFTPPPEDKPAEPEVEEEEDGESATTHDSQGAEKDDGSIDGAISEGAQQGAAADVCIETTVPKQGQNLWFICDSTAELEELVESLHPQGVRESELKAKIQSRYQDILHSIHLTRKGKMGLRTCDGYAELLKYLRSDIQEVASRLQKGGLGYLDDNIDIEDQLKDTESLKDFGECIITIQACVIKKFLQGFMAPKQKKKKKQGGEESSKAEEVDEEKRLAEEARVATAVEKWKTAIREAQTFSRMHVLLGMLDACIKWDMSAENARCKVCRRKGDDEKLILCDECNKAFHLFCLRPALYRIPAGEWLCPACQPTVARRGSRSRNYNQDTDEEENEEESEEEDSEEDEEDEEENDYKAMGHSLRPRKKNKQSSSRQKSSKSKSKKQSSSSSQSSKQRAGPNSPADIDELVRQNSQSGARRQVLELERCEEILKKLMKFRYSWPFREPVSPEEAEDYLDIISQPMDFQTMQGKFNEGSYRHAQDFLEDLKLVFSNAEEYNQQGSTVLSCMVKTEQTFTELLQKLLPGLSYLRRRSRKRISQAPATSEEDEEEEDEEEEEEDEEQEEEQKKKMQNGKSDRKKIRNGRGRRDESESEEEEEEEEDEEEEDEGDDGRRRSKRTSATSGRKDYREQDSDGERDTRRTRQRGGRGDAGGASSDEDRSSQQRHSKRQKRS, from the exons ATGGCACCGCTTTTGGGCCGGAAACCTTACCCGCTGGCTAAGCCGCTAGCCGAGCCACCAGGCCTGGGTGAGGAGGTTTACATCATCGAGCACACCAAGGAGGCCTTCAGGAACAAAGA AGAGTATGAGGCACGCTTGCAGAGATATAATGAGCGCATCTGGACATGCAAGAGCACTGGAAGCAGCCAGCTGACACACAAAGAAGCATGGGAGGAGGAACAAGAAGTCACTGAACT GCTTCAAGAGGAGTATCCCCAGTGGTTTGAGAAGCCCGTCCTGGAGATGGTCCACCACAACACAGTGTCTTTAGACAAACTGGTTGAAATGGCCTGGGTGGAAATCCTTACCAAGTATGCTGTGGGTGAAGAGTGTGACTTCCTG gTGGGGAAGGACAAAAGTTTGCGAGTGAAGGTGGTGAAGATCCACCCCCTAGAAAACCCAGAGGGTGAGACAGGGGAGAAGAAGCTTGAGGGTGCCTGTGACTCGCCATCCAGCGACAAGGAGAACGCAAGTCAGGAAAACCAGAGGAAGGAGCCTCCtcccagagaggaggagaacaggaGAGAGAGTCTCA GTGACAGAGCACGACGTTCTCCAAGGAAACTTCCCACTGCCatgaaggaagagaagaagaagtgggCGATGCCCAAATTCCTTCCTCATAAGTATGACGTGAAGCTCATCACTGAGGATAAG GTGATTAGTGATGTCCCAGCAGACAGTCTTTACAGAACGGAGCGGCCTCCAACCAAGGAGATCATGCGCTATTTCATTAGGCACTATGCTCTGAGACTGGGCATGGGAGAGAGTGCTCCCTGGGTGGTTGAGGATGAACTGGTGAAAAAGTTTAACCTGCCCAGCAAATTCAGTGACTTTCTTCTTGATCCGCACAAG TTTTTAGCAGAGAATCCCTCCACAAAGCGTAAGAGCTTGACATCTCCAGAGGGTAAACCTAGCAAGAAGCTTAAGACCTCAGACACACCAGGAGAGGATTCAGGAAAtgagaagggagagaagaaaaggaaaaagaagaaagatgcTTTAGGCATGCCACTTAGTCCCACCATCTGGGGCCACATGCAG aaaataaaaatgaatggttCTCCACTCAAGGTCAAGAACTCAGGAACTCCTAAGAAAGGAGAAGGCAAAGGTTCGGCGCCCTCCACTCCGAAATCGGGCAGAAAGTCTGGGGAcaagagagaagggaaaaaaaatggaaaaagcgGTGATAAAAAGCTCAATGTGCTCAAAGCTTCTAAAAAGGATGGCAAAGCTGGTGCTAAGACACCAAAGATGAAGCAGATGACTCTGCTGCATCTGGCTAAGAGCACCCCTGCTGGGAGCCCTAAGAAAAGAGCCCGTAGTACTGGCATGGGTACACCTAAATTGGGGAAGCCATTGCACCCTATGGCTCTCCACCTCCTTCGTTACTATAAAGAGAATAAGGgcaaagaagacaaaaagaactccctctcctcccttatTTCCAAGGCTGCAAAGACCTTATCCCCAGATGATCGCAGCCGTCTGCCGGAGGAGCTCAAGGAGCTGGTGCAGAAACGCTGGGAGCTTTTGGAGCAAAAGAAACGATGGGCAGCCATGAGCGAAGAGGAAAGGCAGGAAGAGATGAAGAAGCGGCGTGAGGAACTCAAAGAGAAACTGCGAGAAAAGGCCAAGGAGAGACGCGAGAAGGAGATGCTGGTCCGCCGCGAACAGTCACGTAGATACGAGGACCAGGAGATCGAAGGTGGTAAGACCCTGCCAACGTTCAAGCTTGTAGACATGCCTGAGGGGTTGCCCAACACCCTGTTTGGCTATGTAGCCATGGTAGTGGACTTCCTCCACTGCTATGCAGGGCTCTTAATGCCAGATGATCAGTATCCGATCACAGCAGTGGCTCTGATGGAAGCACTGGCCGGGGAACGGTCCGGCTTCCTCTACCTGAACCGTGTGCTGGTGGTGCTCCTCCAAACGCTGCTGCAGGATGAGCTGGCAGAAGGCTACAGTGAGCTCGATATGCCCTTATCTGAGATCCCCCTTACCATGCACTCTGTGTCAGAGCTGGCACGGTTGTGTCTGCGTCCATGTGATGCTCATGGTGAGGAGAGTGGCCAGGGCTCAGAGGACTCGGGTCCCATGGGGGGCTTTGATGATGTGGTGACCAGTGAGTTCTTGGAGAAGCTTGAGACAATCGAGGTCTTTGAGCTGAGCCCCGAGGAGAaggtcaacctgctggtggcactcTGCCACCGCATCCTCATGACCTACTCAGTGGAAGACCACGTTGATGCAATGCAGCAGCGGTCAGCTGAGCTGTGGAAGGAGCGCCTGGCAATGTTGAAAGAGGTCAATGACCGCAAGAAGGCTGAGAAGAAGAAGCGGAAGGAGATGGAGGGCAAAG gtgagaagaaaaaagaggggggTGCTAAGAAGGAGGCCAAAAAAGAAGTAAaggtggagctggagccagAGCCAGAAGACATGATCAGCTCAGTGAAGAGCCGGCGGCTGATGGCCATGCAGGccaagaaggagaaggaggagatggacaGGCAGAACAAAG AACGAATGGAGAAGGAGGCTGAAGAGGAGCGGATGCGTAAACAAAGGGCTGCTGCAGAGAGGGCCTTCCAGGATGGGATAACCAAAGCCAGACTTGTCATGCGCAGAACCCCACTGGGTACAGACAGAAATCATAACAG atacTGGCTTTTCTCTGATGTGGTTCCTGGTCTGTACATTGAGAAAGGCTGGGTGCATGAAAGTATCGACTACAGCTTCACCCCTCCACCTGAGGACAAACCGGCTGAGCCtgaggtggaagaggaggaggatggagagtcGGCCACTACACATGACTCACAAG GAGCTGAAAAAGATGATGGTAGCATAGATGGTGCCATTAGTGAAGGAGCCCAgcagggagcagcagcagacgtCTGTATAGAAACCACTGTTCCCAAACAGGGACAGAACCTCTG GTTCATATGTGACAGCACAGCTGAGCTGGAAGAACTGGTGGAAAGTCTTCATCCTCAGGGGGTCAGAGAGAGTGAACTGAAGGCGAAGATACAAAGCAG GTATCAGGACATCCTCCACTCCATCCATCTGACCCGTAAGGGCAAAATGGGCCTCAGGACCTGTGATGGCTACGCAGAGCTGCTCAAATACCTACGCAGTGACATCCAGGAGGTGGCTTCACGGCTGCAAAAGGGAGGCCTGGGATACCTGGATGACAACATAGACATTGAAGATCAG TTGAAAGACACGGAGAGCTTGAAAGACTTTGGCGAGTGCATCATCACCATTCAGGCGTGTGTAATCAAAAAGTTCCTGCAGGGATTCATGGCCCCtaagcagaaaaagaagaaaaagcaaggAGGTGAAGAAAGCAGCAAGGCTGAGGAGGTGGACGAGGAGAAGAGACTGGCAGAGGAGGCTAGG GTAGCTACAGCGGTAGAGAAGTGGAAGACGGCTATCAGAGAGGCCCAGACCTTTTCCCGCATGCATGTGCTGCTGGGGATGTTGGACGCTTGCATAAAGTGGGACATGTCTGCTGAGAACGCTCGCTGCAAAGTCTGTCGCAGGAAAG GTGATGATGAGAAACTTATCCTGTGTGATGAGTGTAACAAGGCCTTCCACCTGTTCTGCCTGCGACCGGCCTTGTACCGCATCCCTGCGGGAGAGTGGCTATGTCCTGCCTGCCAGCCCACCGTGGCCAGACGTGGCTCCCGTTCAAG GAACTATAACCAAGACACAGATGAAGAAGAGAATGAGGAGGAGTCAGAAGAGGAGGACTctgaggaagacgaggaggatgaagaggagaacgACTACAAAGCCATGGGGCACAGCT TGAGAccaaggaagaaaaataagcagTCTTCGTCTCGACAGAAAAGTTCAAAAAGTAAATCCAAGAAGCAGTCGTCTTCTAGTAGTCAAAGCAGCAAACAGAGGGCTGGACCCAACAGCCCGGCAGACATTGACGAACTG GTGCGACAGAATTCCCAATCAGGAGCGCGCAGGCAGgtgctggagctggagaggTGCGAGGAAATCCTCAAGAAGCTGATGAAATTCCGCTACAGCTGGCCTTTCAG GGAGCCTGTGTCcccagaggaggcagaggactACTTGGACATTATCTCCCAGCCCATGGATTTCCAGACAATGCAGGGAAAGTTCAACGAGGGCTCGTATCGTCACGCCCAGGACTTCCTGGAAGACCTGAAGCTGGTCTTCTCCAACGCAGAGGAGTACAACCAGCAGGGCAGCACTGTGCTCTCCTGTATGGTCAAGACAGAGCAGACCTTCACCGAGCTGCTCCAAAAGCTGCTGCCTGGCCTCAGCTACCTCCGCCGGCGTTCGCGCAAACGCATCAGCCAAGCTCCTGCAACATCcgaggaagacgaggaggaagaggatgaagaagaggaggaggaggatgaagagcaggaagaggagcagaagaagaagatgcaGAATGGCaaat
- the bcl7bb gene encoding B-cell CLL/lymphoma 7 protein family member B-B isoform X1, whose amino-acid sequence MNHNSTKMSGRSGRAETRSRAKDDIKKVLAAIEKVRKWEKKWVTVGDTSLRIFKWVPVTETKQIYRTKSTGGDVRGLKDVVLENTNSLLDFTDENSNQSFLSDVYQPKMDNSSSTSSSQQVSPPHTSSLRTEDSQPPMLGQESVDEPVHSGQEGADEPPTLIKEDLLSSGTVRRSTSDTQEELDESGAPPLKKICTGENAVLR is encoded by the exons ATGAATCATAACAGCACGAAGATGTCGGGACGATCAGGCCGCGCTGAGACCCGAAGTCGGGCTAAAGATGACATTAAAAAGGTCCTGGCGGCCATCGAGAAAGTACGCAAATG GGAGAAGAAATGGGTGACAGTGGGAGACACATCCTTGCGCATATTCAAGTGGGTGCCAGTAACAGAAACAAAGCAG ATATATCGCACTAAATCCACAGGTGGAGATGTTAGAGGATTGAAAGATGTGGtcctggaaaacacaaactctTTACTGGATTTCACTG ACGAAAACAGCAACCAGAGCTTTCTGTCGGATGTTTACCAGCCTAAAATGgataacagcagcagcacctccAGCTCGCAGCAGGTCAGCCCTCCACATACCTCCAGCCTCCGAACAGAAGACTCCCAGCCACCAATGCTGGGCCAGGAGAGTGTGGATG AGCCGGTTCATTCAGGACAGGAGGGGGCTGATGAGCCTCCTACTCTCATCAAGGAGGACCTTCTTTCATCAGGAACTGTCAGACGGAGCACCTCAGACACACAG GAAGAACTGGACGAATCAGGAGCACCTCCTTTAAAGAAGATTTGCACAGGAGAAAATGCCGTTCTGAGATAG
- the bcl7bb gene encoding B-cell CLL/lymphoma 7 protein family member B-B isoform X2, with protein sequence MSLEKKWVTVGDTSLRIFKWVPVTETKQIYRTKSTGGDVRGLKDVVLENTNSLLDFTDENSNQSFLSDVYQPKMDNSSSTSSSQQVSPPHTSSLRTEDSQPPMLGQESVDEPVHSGQEGADEPPTLIKEDLLSSGTVRRSTSDTQEELDESGAPPLKKICTGENAVLR encoded by the exons ATGAGCCT GGAGAAGAAATGGGTGACAGTGGGAGACACATCCTTGCGCATATTCAAGTGGGTGCCAGTAACAGAAACAAAGCAG ATATATCGCACTAAATCCACAGGTGGAGATGTTAGAGGATTGAAAGATGTGGtcctggaaaacacaaactctTTACTGGATTTCACTG ACGAAAACAGCAACCAGAGCTTTCTGTCGGATGTTTACCAGCCTAAAATGgataacagcagcagcacctccAGCTCGCAGCAGGTCAGCCCTCCACATACCTCCAGCCTCCGAACAGAAGACTCCCAGCCACCAATGCTGGGCCAGGAGAGTGTGGATG AGCCGGTTCATTCAGGACAGGAGGGGGCTGATGAGCCTCCTACTCTCATCAAGGAGGACCTTCTTTCATCAGGAACTGTCAGACGGAGCACCTCAGACACACAG GAAGAACTGGACGAATCAGGAGCACCTCCTTTAAAGAAGATTTGCACAGGAGAAAATGCCGTTCTGAGATAG